The genomic region ATGTTTATCGATCTGTGATCCTGGTGCGAATCGTTGCCATAGTGGACGAAAATCATATCGGGTTTTACATTCTGAATAGTCCTCTCGATAAACCCGATTAGTTGTTGATCCAGCGTTACGCGGGTGTCGGCGTATCCGCCGAAGATAACATCCTTCGCTCCAAGAGCCTCGGCGGCGCTCTTTTGCTCGCCTTCGCGAATGTCGGGCACACCGCCCTGCTCGCCCAGGGTCATGATCAGCATGGTGACGTCGTGCCCCGCCTCGGCGTATCGGGCGAGCGATCCCCCGCACCCGTATTCGAGGTCGTCCGGGTGAGAGCCGATGGCGAGAATATTCATGCTAGCCTCCTTGTCGAGTGAATTTCTCAGCGCTGGACGAAAACAGGGTTCGTGGCGATATGCTCGCCGCGCTTTCCCTTGACGTCGAGACGGTAATAAAACCGCTTATGGTCGATAGGGTTTCTGTCAACGAAATCTATTTTAAGAGGCGTTACGCCCTCAAAGGTGTGTATCACCAGCCCCATCCGGATGAGTTGGGCCTTCACTTTCTCGGCCGTGCCGTTCCTCGTCGATACCTGAAACGAAATCTGCGGAGGCCCTTTGAAACGAAGGCCGCCTCCGTAGGTTTCCGAATTCTGCCCTTTTGCCGAGGTGAGGCTGAAATAATCCATCTGTAGCCGCGCTGGCGTATATCCACGAGACACATAAAACCGTCCGTTGACGAGTGCGCGGTAAAAGGCGTCGTTTGAGAGGGATTCCATGTAAAAAACGTTTTCAATGTCGTTGACCCGTTTCTTGCCTCGAAGTTCATTCTCAGAGTGAAAGTCGATGCCGCCATATCCCCATATGGGTTTTGGGCGCACCCCCTTCAAATAGCCAACCAGGTATTTGTCCCATGCCCTGCCCGGCTTAGAAGCTGTGTAATTGTCTTCATAGATTGCGTCGAATGCATGGTAGTTGACCGTTTCGGTGAGCATTTCCACGTGAGGCGGTGTCAACAGGTTTCCGAATTTTGTTTTTTGCTTGCTCAACAGAGAGCCTTGATGCGCCCACAATGCGAGACCGCCGTTGGTGTCTGTGTAGTTGATAATTTCCTGGTAAGGTCTCGCGCCCTGAGAGCCCAGATAGGGGCTAAATGGGCTTGATTTAAAAGGATGGGCGTCAATAGCTCCAATGAGTCCTACAAAAAAGACAATAAACCCGGCCCAGCGCACCCACCCCCGGAAGGGCAACAGAACGATAGCGAATAGCGCTGGCACCAAATACAGAATCGTGCCCGGCAAGAGGGTCCAGAAATACCGCGAGCTCATGCCATTATGAAGCACGGGTAGATTTTTTACCGCTTCTCGGCCCAGCCCGATGAGGAGGATATGCCGCCGCCAATCGTGAATGTTCATTTCGCCAAAT from Nitrospinaceae bacterium harbors:
- a CDS encoding PHP domain-containing protein; the protein is MALTWAAPAPARGATTEGSLKSYRGIIHVHSNFSTGELSPAEVVAKAKKAGIKIVVFTDHDLVRASWGLPPFRNLLSYTMDFKPSVFQIGVDNYFDTIENLQSENSDMVIIPAIESAPFYYVSGNPIFGEMNIHDWRRHILLIGLGREAVKNLPVLHNGMSSRYFWTLLPGTILYLVPALFAIVLLPFRGWVRWAGFIVFFVGLIGAIDAHPFKSSPFSPYLGSQGARPYQEIINYTDTNGGLALWAHQGSLLSKQKTKFGNLLTPPHVEMLTETVNYHAFDAIYEDNYTASKPGRAWDKYLVGYLKGVRPKPIWGYGGIDFHSENELRGKKRVNDIENVFYMESLSNDAFYRALVNGRFYVSRGYTPARLQMDYFSLTSAKGQNSETYGGGLRFKGPPQISFQVSTRNGTAEKVKAQLIRMGLVIHTFEGVTPLKIDFVDRNPIDHKRFYYRLDVKGKRGEHIATNPVFVQR
- a CDS encoding PIG-L family deacetylase, with the protein product MNILAIGSHPDDLEYGCGGSLARYAEAGHDVTMLIMTLGEQGGVPDIREGEQKSAAEALGAKDVIFGGYADTRVTLDQQLIGFIERTIQNVKPDMIFVHYGNDSHQDHRSIN